In one Cyprinus carpio isolate SPL01 chromosome B2, ASM1834038v1, whole genome shotgun sequence genomic region, the following are encoded:
- the LOC109107933 gene encoding nicotinamide/nicotinic acid mononucleotide adenylyltransferase 2-like, translating into MTETTKTHVILLSCGSFNPITRGHIHMFEKAREYLHKTGRFIVIGGIISPVHDSYGKPGLVSSRHRLTMCQLAVQSSDWIRVDPWECYQDTWQTTCSVLEHHRDLMKRVTGCILSNVNTPSTTPVICQPQNETSTIYQNKANKSVAIKLWGKMSESLGKICCVRPHMERFTFVDENANLGTAMRYEEIELRILLLCGSDLLESFCIPGLWNESDMKVIVGDFGIVVVPRDGVDTERIMNHSSVLRKHKDSIIVVKDEIDHPMSIVSSTKSRLALQHGDGHVVDYLSQPVIDYILQSQLYINASG; encoded by the exons ATGACGGAGACCACTAAAACGCATGTCATTTTGCTGTCATGTGGAAGTTTCAACCCCATCACGAGGGGACACATTCATATGTTCG AAAAAGCCAGAGAGTACCTACACAAGACAGGACGATTCATTGTGATTGGGGGTATCATCTCACCAGTACATGATTCCTATGGCAAACCG GGCCTTGTCTCAAGCAGACATCGTCTCACCATGTGTCAGCTGGCAGTTCAGTCTTCTGATTGGATCAG AGTGGATCCTTGGGAATGCTACCAGGACACCTGGCAGACCACTTGCAGTGTTTTGGAGCATCACCGAGACCTAATGAAG AGAGTCACAGGGTGCATTCTGTCCAACGTTAACACACCTTCCACAACCCCTGTTATTTGCCAGCCCCAAAATGAAACTTCTACAATTTACCAAAATAAAGCTAACAAGTCTGTGGCTA TCAAGCTTTGGGGAAAGATGAGCGAAAGCCTGGGAAAAATTTGCTGTGTTCGCCCACACATGGAGCGTTTTACCTTTGTTG ACGAAAATGCCAACCTTGGTACTGCAATGCGCTACGAGGAAATTG AGTTGCGTATCCTGCTCCTTTGTGGCAGCGATCTCCTGGAATCTTTCTGCATCCCTGGCTTGTGGAACGAAAGTGAT ATGAAAGTGATTGTGGGGGATTTCGGGATAGTGGTGGTTCCTCGGGATGGAGTTGACACAGAAAGGATAATGAACCATTCATCTGTGCTTCGAAAACATAAG GACAGTATAATCGTGGTAAAGGATGAAATCGACCACCCGATGTCAATCGTCAGTTCCACTAAGAGCAG ACTGGCTCTTCAGCACGGCGACGGTCACGTGGTGGATTACCTGAGCCAGCCCGTCATCGACTACATCCTGCAGAGTCAGCTCTACATCAATGCTTCTGGATAG